Proteins encoded in a region of the Antedon mediterranea chromosome 2, ecAntMedi1.1, whole genome shotgun sequence genome:
- the LOC140039557 gene encoding atrial natriuretic peptide receptor 1-like — protein MSPFFVEIMQNFKFTRVGIFFSSQHVWSLTADAFKTAFEDNDIEVAIYQVFEPGDKNEKHPASPIEASDTGTIQIKGDALEEAKSSSKVFIILAYGSDVRNVLLLAKSSNMLNGEYAFFSVEVTLDARFGANGWMGNDGRDEEANEAFEGLMDVKLLEPSSLEYEQFKDDVRLKTNQAPFNYELPEDEQVSLEAALIYDSVYLYALALNKSLGEGADPDDRSEIGKNLFDWEFSGVDGMVSIDLLGDRRPNYMLQNNQNGTLVTIASFQSRNAYFNEISSIVVWPGGGHEKPIGEPSCGWDNELCKETSLDQVVILGISAVVLLLCVLCIIVYIFYRNRLYERELENMSWRVDYSDISFETEDEMTIFGTTSFPRSHASIAKVNDRVGTSDGSTLSLVGELKYTKVGCYLGTRVAIKQLGKGPTVQLNRQLLKEFKEVRELNHMNVNQLVGACIESPNICILSNYCSRGSLQDVLMNDHIKLDNLFKLSFASDIAKGMAYLHGTSIETHGRLKSSKCLVDSRWVCKVSDFGLCSLRNGYNLDQATCDAKLLWTAPELLRCNYPRCNNTKQGDIYSYGIILQEIILRDAPYCMMEVDADEIICNVKAIRNPPFRPQVDKHDIKYSKIIRLMKTCWDEDPTCRPAFSYILNYLKKVSSGRSGNLIDNMVAMLEKHAVHLEELVDERTKQLADEKKKTDELLYQMLPKLVADSLKRGKVVQPETFEEVTIFFSDIVGFTKLASESSPLQVVDLLNDLYTCFDTIIENYQVYKVETIGDAYMVVSGLPVRNGHCHATHICTMALNLFSIIMSGFKVRHRDEERLQLRIGIHSGPVVAGIVGVKMPRYCLFGDTVNYASRMESTGEAFKIHVSSECHRIASKSGVFTFKKRGNVNLKGIGSVTTYFLVGLA, from the exons ATGTCGCCATTCTTTGTGGAAATTATGCAGAATTTTAAGTTTACAAGAGTAGGAATATTCTTTTCATCGCAACATGTCTGGTCACTCACAGCAGATGCTTTTAAAACGGCGTTCGAAGACAATGATATAGAGGTCGCAATTTATCAAGTGTTTGAACCAGgtgataaaaatgaaaaacatccAGCTAGTCCTATCGAGGCATCGGATACAGGTACAATACAGATAAAAGGGGACGCTCTGGAAGAAGCCAAATCGTCATCTAAAG TGTTCATTATTTTAGCCTATGGAAGCGATGTACGAAACGTGTTGCTATTGGCTAAAAGTTCCAACATGCTGAATGGCGAGTACGCGTTCTTCTCCGTCGAGGTTACGCTTGACGCACGCTTTGGGGCTAACGGATGGATGGGAAATGATGGACGGGATGAAGAGGCAAACGAGGCATTTGAAG GTCTAATGGATGTAAAACTACTTGAACCATCTTCTTTGGAGTATGAACAATTCAAAGATGACGTCAGATTGAAAACTAACCAAGCACCATTTAATTATGAGTTGCCCGAGGATGAACAG GTATCCCTGGAAGCAGCGTTGATCTACGATTCAGTATATCTCTATGCACTAGCTCTAAACAAGAGTTTAGGGGAAGGAGCTGACCCGGATGACAGAAGTGAAATTGGGAAAAATCTGTTTGATTGGGAATTCAGTG GCGTTGATGGTATGGTATCAATTGACCTCCTAGGTGACCGGCGCCCTAATTACATGTTACAGAACAATCAGAATGGAACTTTGGTTACAATAGCATCATTTCAAAGCAG AAATGCTTACTTTAACGAGATTTCAAGCATAGTAGTGTGGCCTGGTGGTGGACATGAAAAGCCTATTGGAGAACCATCGTGTGGTTGGGATAACGAACTGTGTAAAGAAACATCACTCG ATCAAGTAGTAATTCTTGGTATTTCTGCCGTTGTTTTGCTTCTGTGTGTTTTATGCATCATAGTTTATATATTCTACAG GAATCGTCTTTACGAACGAGAGCTTGAAAATATGTCATGGCGAGTTGATTACTCGGATATATCGTTCGAAACTGAAGATGAGATGACGATATTTGGAACGACATCATTTCCCAGAAGTCACGCAAGCATTGCCAAA GTAAACGACAGAGTAGGGACCTCTGATGGGAGTACTCTGTCCTTAGTAGGCGAACTGAAGTATACAAAGGTTGGCTGTTATCTCGGAACACGTGTGGCAATTAAACAACTTGGAAAAGGTCCAACCGTACAGTTAAACCGACAACTTCTTAAAGAATTTAAAGAA GTACGTGAACTAAATCACATGAACGTCAACCAACTTGTTGGAGCTTGCATTGAATCGCCTAATATCTGTATTCTGTCAAACTATTGCAGTCGTGGTAGCTTACAG gaTGTGTTGATGAACGACCACATTAAACTGGACAACCTCTTTAAGTTGTCATTTGCGTCTGACATCGCAAAA GGCATGGCTTATTTGCATGGTACATCCATTGAGACGCATGGACGTTTAAAATCTTCTAAGTGTTTAGTTGACAGTCGCTGGGTTTGTAAAGTTTCCGATTTTGGGCTATGTAGCTTAAGAAATGGCTACAATTTAGACCAAGCAACATGTGACGCAA AACTTCTATGGACAGCTCCAGAGCTTCTTCGCTGCAACTATCCCAGATGTAACAATACAAAACAAGGGGATATCTATTCATACGGTATCATTCTTCAGGAAATCATTTTGCGGGACGCCCCCTATTGTATGATGGAAGTCGACGCAGACG AAATAATTTGTAATGTTAAAGCTATCAGAAATCCTCCATTCCGACCTCAAGTAGACAAACATGATATAAAGTACAGTAAGATCATTCGGTTGATGAAGACCTGTTGGGACGAAGATCCCACTTGCAGACCAGCTTTTAGCTACATACTCAACTATCTCAAGAAGGTATCATCAGGGAg AAGTGGAAATCTGATTGATAATATGGTAGCGATGCTTGAGAAACATGCGGTACATCTTGAAGAACTTGTTGATGAAAGAACAAAGCAACTTGCCGACGAAAAGAAGAAGACTGATGAGTTACTTTATCAAATGCTACCtaa GTTAGTAGCTGATAGTCTGAAACGCGGGAAAGTGGTTCAGCCGGAGACCTTTGAAGAAGTTACAATATTTTTTAGTGACATCGTTGGATTTACCAAGTTAGCATCCGAAAGCAGTCCTCTTCAG GTTGTAGATCTTTTAAATGATTTATACACATGCTTTGATACAATCATAGAAAATTACCAAGTATACaag GTTGAGACGATAGGCGATGCGTACATGGTCGTTAGTGGCTTACCGGTACGAAACGGTCACTGCCACGCAACGCATATTTGTACGATGGCGTTGAATTTGTTTAGTATCATCATGTCTGGTTTTAAGGTGCGCCACCGTGACGAAGAACGTCTTCAACTGCGCATTGGTATTCACAGTG GACCTGTTGTTGCAGGTATTGTTGGCGTTAAAATGCCCAGGTATTGTTTGTTCGGGGACACGGTAAATTACGCTTCAAGAATGGAATCAACCGGAGAAG CTTTCAAAATTCATGTTAGTTCTGAATGTCATCGAATTGCTTCAAAATCTGGtgttttcacatttaaaaaacgAGGAAATGTCAATCTTAAG ggTATTGGGTCAGTTACAACTTATTTTCTGGTCGGATTGGCTTAG